A window of Terriglobus sp. RCC_193 contains these coding sequences:
- a CDS encoding tetratricopeptide repeat protein encodes MRLFSRSVLSLAALLVLVPLHAQQSSSSSSTGEQIEERPSSTVIPRRGVEQAGSAVSLETSETMFTMAAALNSCGYDNGLDSSLPVRAEIRAEVSAALDRSVDVRESQIALCKYIASHSQGGAQNLAQYVSLALFLSPPPDLTLSVSEGDLSPDAGQVVGVLPLLKDFAQKADLHFIFVRHHAEYEAAAAQVHDSMTRLLLETNSYLHQPVSIYDGRRFLVLLEPMLSPQAVNARVYGSDYFVVTSPTRIDENTATKSSYGSRLSIGSHAGGLQMEQVKHIYLLYQVDPLIYARAQATNRLLPILKVVQDAPIDFNYKNDIVAFTTECLVKAIEARTMDVGFDKPRKPGTVKARVDIGDYNQALIDYDRRAEAVRRKQVVLDMESGWVLTGSFYDSLMKEDKDGITLKDSIAEMVYGMDVPHEVDAAKKIPFFAPDSNNLVAGAGVTRARAPKRTLSVMDQAELKLQKGDKLGAEEIAEKQLATNPSDSEALYMIARLKLLGGEPQEAFDRFQKIVTTGKDARTVAWSHVYLGRLYDAQQNPDRSKAVAEYKAAMNTPGAQADVRAAAEQGIKQPFAAPKRKVQNSDQRPDADEELDPTGRKQKESYSPSEEKVPQPR; translated from the coding sequence GTGCGACTCTTTTCCCGTTCCGTTCTTTCTCTCGCAGCACTGTTGGTGCTGGTGCCGCTACACGCGCAGCAATCATCCTCGTCTTCATCCACCGGTGAGCAGATCGAGGAGCGCCCATCCTCCACGGTGATTCCACGCCGCGGCGTGGAGCAGGCTGGTTCCGCTGTTTCGCTGGAAACCAGCGAGACCATGTTCACCATGGCGGCTGCTCTGAACTCCTGCGGTTATGACAATGGATTGGACAGTTCGCTGCCGGTGCGCGCGGAGATTCGCGCAGAGGTAAGTGCTGCGCTGGATCGTTCTGTTGATGTCCGCGAAAGCCAGATCGCGCTCTGCAAATATATTGCAAGCCATTCGCAGGGTGGGGCGCAGAACCTGGCGCAATACGTGTCGCTGGCGTTGTTCCTGTCGCCTCCACCGGATCTGACATTGTCGGTGAGTGAAGGCGACCTCTCGCCCGACGCGGGACAGGTTGTTGGTGTGCTGCCTCTGCTGAAGGACTTTGCGCAGAAGGCAGATTTGCACTTCATCTTCGTGCGTCACCATGCGGAGTATGAGGCCGCGGCTGCACAGGTGCATGACAGCATGACACGTCTTCTGCTGGAGACGAACTCGTACCTGCATCAGCCGGTCAGCATCTATGACGGTCGCCGCTTTCTTGTTCTGCTGGAACCCATGCTCAGCCCGCAGGCTGTCAATGCGCGTGTGTATGGTTCAGACTATTTCGTTGTGACGTCGCCGACACGCATCGACGAGAACACAGCCACTAAGTCGTCGTATGGTTCACGTTTGTCCATCGGATCACATGCAGGTGGGTTGCAGATGGAACAGGTGAAGCACATCTACCTGCTTTATCAGGTGGACCCGCTCATCTATGCGCGTGCCCAGGCTACGAATCGTCTGTTGCCCATTCTGAAAGTCGTTCAGGATGCGCCTATCGACTTCAATTACAAGAACGACATTGTTGCGTTCACCACCGAATGTCTTGTGAAGGCCATCGAAGCACGCACGATGGATGTAGGCTTCGACAAGCCACGTAAGCCCGGCACCGTAAAAGCCCGCGTGGATATTGGCGATTACAACCAGGCATTGATTGACTATGACCGTCGCGCCGAAGCTGTGCGCCGCAAGCAGGTCGTGCTCGACATGGAGTCGGGATGGGTGCTGACAGGTTCGTTCTATGACTCGTTGATGAAGGAAGACAAGGATGGCATCACGCTCAAAGACAGCATCGCAGAGATGGTCTACGGCATGGACGTGCCGCATGAAGTGGATGCAGCGAAGAAGATCCCGTTCTTCGCGCCAGATAGTAACAACCTTGTTGCCGGTGCAGGTGTTACTCGCGCTCGTGCTCCGAAACGCACACTCTCCGTGATGGATCAGGCGGAACTGAAGTTGCAGAAGGGCGACAAGCTGGGCGCGGAAGAGATCGCGGAGAAGCAGCTTGCAACCAATCCGTCTGACAGTGAAGCGCTATACATGATCGCGCGCCTAAAACTTCTCGGTGGCGAACCGCAGGAAGCATTCGATCGCTTTCAGAAGATTGTGACCACAGGCAAGGACGCACGCACGGTTGCGTGGTCACATGTGTATCTGGGCCGTTTGTATGACGCGCAGCAGAACCCGGATCGTTCGAAGGCTGTTGCCGAATATAAGGCCGCGATGAATACGCCGGGAGCGCAGGCGGATGTGCGCGCAGCGGCAGAGCAGGGAATCAAGCAGCCGTTCGCGGCTCCCAAACGCAAAGTGCAGAACAGCGATCAGCGGCCCGATGCGGATGAAGAGCTTGATCCCACTGGCAGGAAGCAGAAGGAAAGCTACAGCCCCAGCGAAGAGAAAGTACCTCAACCGCGTTGA
- the murQ gene encoding N-acetylmuramic acid 6-phosphate etherase, whose amino-acid sequence MKLGNLLTESRNPASENIDIVSTEEMLAIMNREDATVIQRVNEVLPQIAKAVDAIYERVSKGGRLFYIGAGTSGRLGVLDASECPPTYGVPRDMVVGIIAGGEPALRVSQEGAEDSREQGSVDLMLNGFNQSPGLDVLVGIAASGRTPYVLGAMETARNHGCLTIGLSCVPGSPVEEAADIAISPATGAEVVTGSTRMKAGTATKLVLNMLSTGLMIKLGYVYGNLMTNVQTTNIKLVDRAERIISGATSIPQEQAAKLLQQAGSVRVAIVMQKRGISRAAAEAALEASGQSIRRALQ is encoded by the coding sequence ATGAAGTTAGGTAACCTACTTACCGAATCGCGCAATCCCGCATCGGAAAACATCGACATCGTCTCGACCGAAGAGATGCTCGCCATCATGAATCGCGAAGATGCCACCGTGATTCAACGCGTCAATGAAGTGCTGCCGCAGATTGCAAAAGCCGTGGACGCTATCTACGAACGCGTTTCCAAAGGTGGTCGACTTTTTTACATCGGCGCCGGTACCAGTGGGCGGCTGGGAGTGCTGGATGCCAGCGAGTGTCCCCCTACGTATGGGGTGCCGCGCGACATGGTGGTGGGCATCATCGCGGGTGGTGAGCCTGCGCTGCGTGTCAGCCAGGAGGGCGCGGAGGACAGCCGCGAACAGGGCAGTGTGGACCTGATGCTGAACGGATTCAACCAGTCGCCGGGGTTGGATGTGCTGGTGGGTATCGCTGCCAGCGGCCGCACGCCGTATGTGCTGGGCGCGATGGAGACGGCGCGGAACCACGGCTGCCTGACGATTGGCCTGTCGTGCGTACCGGGATCGCCTGTGGAGGAGGCGGCAGACATTGCCATCTCACCCGCGACCGGGGCGGAAGTGGTGACAGGGTCCACGCGCATGAAGGCGGGCACTGCGACCAAGCTGGTACTGAACATGCTCTCCACCGGCCTGATGATCAAGCTGGGCTATGTCTACGGCAACCTGATGACCAACGTGCAGACCACCAACATCAAGCTGGTGGATCGTGCGGAACGCATCATCTCCGGCGCGACCAGCATTCCGCAGGAGCAGGCGGCGAAGCTGCTGCAGCAGGCGGGCAGTGTGCGCGTGGCTATTGTGATGCAGAAGCGTGGCATCTC